The proteins below come from a single Alosa sapidissima isolate fAloSap1 chromosome 23, fAloSap1.pri, whole genome shotgun sequence genomic window:
- the bin1b gene encoding myc box-dependent-interacting protein 1b isoform X1, whose protein sequence is MAETEKGEKGGKGVNVSAGKLAINMQKRLTRAQEKVMQKLGKADETRDTAFEEGVSNFNKQMVEGAKLQKDLKAYLLAVKTMHEASKRLQDCLAEMYEPDWFGKEEVDSIAEDTDMLWIDFHQKLVDSAIINLDSYMAQFPEIKNRIAKRDRKLVDFDSARHHVASLQKGKKKDEVKIAKAEEELGRAQKVFEELNVELQDELPTLWNSRVGLYVTTFQSMAGVTEKFHKEMGKLSQNLNDVMGKLEDQRNIKKDSNTKTPAKSEAASNHNTESDTIPKSPPKSRRPSGPPVPRPPRPSPSREMPPPQDNTPDLFGDAASVPMPTPSPTPEVTVTAPSPAPSWGSWQAEQPPAPEHQHQQWDQEATTPPQQDHYNLPAQEYQQPGWDDQTQPGWDDQGTQGHSGEQTWDDPGQGQAYEEQSWDDQQAAGQDYTQASWGDPGDEYEAEVGREDREADGQSEWAEHEQPQWEEEETQSVKTDSHQRFTLDTYELRSLKVTKT, encoded by the exons ATGGCCGAGacggagaaaggagagaaaggagggaaagGAGTTAACGTGTCTGCGGGGAAACTGGCGATCAATATGCAGAAGAGGTTAACCCGAGCCCAGGAGAAG GTCATGCAGAAGTTGGGGAAGGCTGATGAGACGAGAGACACAGCATTCGAAGAGGGAGTCAGCAACTTCAACAAGCAGATG GTAGAGGGAGCCAAACTACAGAAGGACCTGAAGGCCTACCTGCTTGCAGTCAAGa CGATGCACGAGGCATCCAAGCGTCTGCAGGACTGCTTGGCTGAGATGTACGAACCCGACTGGTTTGGCAAGGAGGAGGTAGACTCCATTGCAGAG GACACAGACATGCTGTGGATAGACTTCCATCAGAAGCTGGTGGACTCTGCTATCATTAACCTGGACTCATACATGGCCCAGTTCCCCGAGATCAAG AACCGAATTGCTAAGCGGGACAGGAAGTTGGTCGATTTTGACAGTGCCAGACATCACGTGGCCTCTCTGCAGAAGGGCAAGAAGAAGGATGAAGTCAAGATCGCCAAG gcagagGAGGAGTTGGGACGGGCTCAGAAGGTGTTTGAGGAGCTCAATGTGGAACTGCAGGATGAGCTTCCTACATTATGGAACAG TCGTGTTGGCCTCTATGTTACCACATTCCAGAGCATGGCAGGGGTAACTGAGAAGTTTCACAAAGAGATGGGAAAG CTGAGTCAGAACCTGAATGATGTCATGGGTAAACTGGAGGACCAGCGGAACatcaa AAAAGACTCAAACACAAAAACTCCAGCTAAGAG TGAGGCTGCCTCCAACCACAACACAGAGTCGGACACAATTCCCAAGTCACCACCCAAG TCGAGGCGACCGTCAGGCCCCCCGGTCCCTCGGCCGCCCAGGCCGTCCCCATCTAGAGAGATGCCGCCGCCGCAGGACAACACCCCTGATCTGTTTGGGGACGCTGCTTCGGTTCCCATGCCAACCCCATCACCAACGCCAGAGGTCACCGTAACAGCTCCATCACCG GCGCCATCTTGGGGTTCATGGCAG GCGGAGCAGCCCCCCGCCCCtgagcaccagcaccagcagtgGGACCAGGaggccaccacccccccccagcAGGACCACTACAACCTGCCTGCCCAGGAATACCAGCAGCCCGGCTGGGACGACCAGACCCAGCCCGGCTGGGACGACCAGGGCACCCAAGGTCACTCCGGGGAGCAGACATGGGACGACCCTGGCCAAGGTCAGGCGTATGAGGAGCagagctgggatgaccagcaggcCGCGGGGCAGGACTACACGCAGGCCAGCTGGGGCGACCCGGGGGACGAATACGAGGCCGAGGTAGGGCGGGAGGACAGAGAAGCAGACGGCCAATCAGAGTGGGCGGAACACGAGCAGCCGCagtgggaagaggaggagactcAGAGTGTAAAGACcgattcacac
- the bin1b gene encoding myc box-dependent-interacting protein 1b isoform X2 encodes MAETEKGEKGGKGVNVSAGKLAINMQKRLTRAQEKVMQKLGKADETRDTAFEEGVSNFNKQMVEGAKLQKDLKAYLLAVKTMHEASKRLQDCLAEMYEPDWFGKEEVDSIAEDTDMLWIDFHQKLVDSAIINLDSYMAQFPEIKNRIAKRDRKLVDFDSARHHVASLQKGKKKDEVKIAKAEEELGRAQKVFEELNVELQDELPTLWNSRVGLYVTTFQSMAGVTEKFHKEMGKLSQNLNDVMGKLEDQRNINEAASNHNTESDTIPKSPPKSRRPSGPPVPRPPRPSPSREMPPPQDNTPDLFGDAASVPMPTPSPTPEVTVTAPSPAPSWGSWQAEQPPAPEHQHQQWDQEATTPPQQDHYNLPAQEYQQPGWDDQTQPGWDDQGTQGHSGEQTWDDPGQGQAYEEQSWDDQQAAGQDYTQASWGDPGDEYEAEVGREDREADGQSEWAEHEQPQWEEEETQSVKTDSHQRFTLDTYELRSLKVTKT; translated from the exons ATGGCCGAGacggagaaaggagagaaaggagggaaagGAGTTAACGTGTCTGCGGGGAAACTGGCGATCAATATGCAGAAGAGGTTAACCCGAGCCCAGGAGAAG GTCATGCAGAAGTTGGGGAAGGCTGATGAGACGAGAGACACAGCATTCGAAGAGGGAGTCAGCAACTTCAACAAGCAGATG GTAGAGGGAGCCAAACTACAGAAGGACCTGAAGGCCTACCTGCTTGCAGTCAAGa CGATGCACGAGGCATCCAAGCGTCTGCAGGACTGCTTGGCTGAGATGTACGAACCCGACTGGTTTGGCAAGGAGGAGGTAGACTCCATTGCAGAG GACACAGACATGCTGTGGATAGACTTCCATCAGAAGCTGGTGGACTCTGCTATCATTAACCTGGACTCATACATGGCCCAGTTCCCCGAGATCAAG AACCGAATTGCTAAGCGGGACAGGAAGTTGGTCGATTTTGACAGTGCCAGACATCACGTGGCCTCTCTGCAGAAGGGCAAGAAGAAGGATGAAGTCAAGATCGCCAAG gcagagGAGGAGTTGGGACGGGCTCAGAAGGTGTTTGAGGAGCTCAATGTGGAACTGCAGGATGAGCTTCCTACATTATGGAACAG TCGTGTTGGCCTCTATGTTACCACATTCCAGAGCATGGCAGGGGTAACTGAGAAGTTTCACAAAGAGATGGGAAAG CTGAGTCAGAACCTGAATGATGTCATGGGTAAACTGGAGGACCAGCGGAACatcaa TGAGGCTGCCTCCAACCACAACACAGAGTCGGACACAATTCCCAAGTCACCACCCAAG TCGAGGCGACCGTCAGGCCCCCCGGTCCCTCGGCCGCCCAGGCCGTCCCCATCTAGAGAGATGCCGCCGCCGCAGGACAACACCCCTGATCTGTTTGGGGACGCTGCTTCGGTTCCCATGCCAACCCCATCACCAACGCCAGAGGTCACCGTAACAGCTCCATCACCG GCGCCATCTTGGGGTTCATGGCAG GCGGAGCAGCCCCCCGCCCCtgagcaccagcaccagcagtgGGACCAGGaggccaccacccccccccagcAGGACCACTACAACCTGCCTGCCCAGGAATACCAGCAGCCCGGCTGGGACGACCAGACCCAGCCCGGCTGGGACGACCAGGGCACCCAAGGTCACTCCGGGGAGCAGACATGGGACGACCCTGGCCAAGGTCAGGCGTATGAGGAGCagagctgggatgaccagcaggcCGCGGGGCAGGACTACACGCAGGCCAGCTGGGGCGACCCGGGGGACGAATACGAGGCCGAGGTAGGGCGGGAGGACAGAGAAGCAGACGGCCAATCAGAGTGGGCGGAACACGAGCAGCCGCagtgggaagaggaggagactcAGAGTGTAAAGACcgattcacac